A single Piliocolobus tephrosceles isolate RC106 unplaced genomic scaffold, ASM277652v3 unscaffolded_4123, whole genome shotgun sequence DNA region contains:
- the LOC111532287 gene encoding histone-lysine N-methyltransferase, H3 lysine-79 specific-like gives AEIKEIQEENWNLYLQIDLLKENLNILEEKCNQLQNFNEDKNKNIDILNKEVRDLKDKKTIYAIEIDKILIEKNNIRIEREEFDKSKTEFKIIEEKFYEEKIEFEKNKDEFLKEAEQLQKCIDTLEKEKQEILENKKELEKDKQKLEEDIQKLENEKVKQENNMKNIIIKYNNLQKEHDNLITENSNKEHTLLEKEQKVNIVEKKNEIYKNNVTFLDHKLQELQ, from the exons gcagaaataaaagaaattcaagaagaaaactggaatCTTTATTTACAGATAGATTTGCTTaag gaaaacttaaatattttggaagaaaaatgtaaTCAGTTACAGAATTTTAATGAA gataaaaataaaaacattgacattttaaataaggAAGTACGGGacttaaag gaTAAGAAAACGATATATGCAATAGAAATTgacaaaattttaatagaaaaaaataatataagaattGAAAGGGAAGAATTTGATAAatctaaaacagaatttaaaataatagaagaaaagttttatgaagaaaaaatagaatttgaaaagaacaaagatgagTTTTTAAAGGAAGCAGAACAACTACAGAAATGTATAGAcacattggaaaaagaaaaacaagaaatattggaaaataaaaaagagttagaaaaagataaacaaaaactagaagaagatatacaaaaactagaaaatgaaaaagttaaacaagaaaataatatgaaaaatatcatAATAAAGTATAACAATTTACAAAAAGAACATGATAATCTTATAACTGAAAATTCG AATAAAGAACATACGTTAttagaaaaggaacaaaaagtgAACATAGTAGAAAAGAAGAACGAAATATACAAG